TCCCGCTGTGGGAGTTGGGATGGTTCCGTCTCTGTCCTTATACCTCAATCCGCTTGTATCAGCCTGGTAGGAGAACCAAAAAACATTCGACTTGTTGTACAAATTCAGTGTTGCATGCGGGGAAGGCGGCATCGAATCACCCGCAAAAATAATGTAACTTCTACGGGTAAAAATGGAATCATTATCTCCATAAATTGCCAGTGGAATCTCCCCTTGGGGTCCGAATATTTGAAGTTTTTTATTCTGAATCTGGAGGTTTGCAGGCATTCCCGCCTCAATAAGTTCCTCGTAAGTCAGTTTGTATATGTTTCTTTTGTTCAGATACAATTTTAAATATTGCTTTGCGGGATCATACCATTTGGTCTGTGAGGCGGCGTTATCGGGAAGATTTGATTTTTTCTCACCAATCCACTTTTTGGCATCTTCAAAGTTAATGATTGTGTTTTTAAGAAACTGAGCGGTCGCCAGATCATTGACAGGTGTGACCATAAATGCATCACTGTATTCGATGTTATAATCGATTCTCACAGTGATCGAATTGTATCGTACGAGCTCCCTCGACACAGGATTGTACTGATAGGGAGAAACTATTACCGGTTGAATTTCAGAAAAACGGAATGAATATCTTCCCTCGAGACGGGCAAGCGCACTCGGGAAATAACGATCGATATTGTAGAGGTCTTTGTCGAAAAAGAGCAGTTCAGGCTTGAAAGCAATTGAATCGACGAGAGAAAAAGGAAGAATAAAACGGTTTTCGGTCTCCCCTCTTTCAGAGGCAATCACGGATATCTTTGGTTTTGAATTGTAACTTATTCCTACCGAGACTGAATACTCAGGTATTGCCGGCTCCCCTTCCTTCATAAAATACATTCCATCGCCCGGGAAATACGAGAATTTCCGTCCGCCAATTAATGTATCCCTGACCTTCGTAAAATTGCGGAGATCGAACTTTAACACCATGTATTCCGGAGTTTTTTCGAGAATTACATACTTTTGGGGAAAGATTTCGGCAATTAAGGCGAGGAGAAAGAGTATAATTAAGCCGCGAAGTCTGAGCATAAAATAAACCGTTGTTTCTTGAAATTAAAGTTCAATTTACAATGAAAACAAATTGTAAAACAAGAGAAAAAATTAATATCTAAATGGTTAAAAATAGAAAAGATTCAGGGTAGCGTAGAAGTAGCTTTCGGGGAAAGGCTCTAAAAAATTGCTTTTACGGTAAATATAACCCGCTTTTATAACAGTGTTTGCTCCCGGAACAAGATTCATCGCAAGTTCAACAAGCGTTGTGTTCTGAAACTCTCTGGAAAGGAACCATGCGTCTTCATTCGAGAGTGAATTTGTGCTTATGAAAAACGAACCGCCATGGTTTTCCACAAGGTTTCCGGCAGAATCATAGATGTTTTCGCCATGCCTTATGTGTTTGTAGTCCAGTGAAAAGCGAAGATATGACTCTACCTGCCAGTCAAGTCTCAGATTTATCATATCCGAGTTCGGCTTCACATCCAGTCCGAGAGGGAAACTGTTGTTCAAGTATGCAAGGTCTTCCCCCGCCGCAGGGTGCGCGAATGTGTAAGGTCTCACAAAATAATATGTGGCACTGACTGTAAACTTATCGTCGAAGGAAGGGATGTAAATAAGCCCGGCAAGGAAGGAAAACCGGTTGTTAAATTTCTGAAATTTACCGGGTACCATATATTGGAAGTTGATATCATCAAAAATCAGAGAACCAGTCAGTTCCACTCCCCTCGCAGGTCTGTATCTTGCATCTATTCCGATCAGCGAATTATCCAGGTCCTCGAGTGATCTCTGTGCGGACTCCCAGAAAAGGAAAGGATTGAGGTAACCAAGTTCAAAGGAACGGTTTGAGTATATTATTGACTGCCACACCGCTACTCTGATTTTTGATGACAAATCGACTGAGATTCGGTTCTGAGCTGTGTATTTTTCGACACGGGCTTTTGTGTCCCCTGTAATCACATTCCCCGGAATGATATACTGTGGCATAACAAGCCAGCCATGTAAATAACTGTATGAGAACAAATCAGTTTTAATGGCAAAACTTAACTTGTCGAACATCTGTGAGGTGGCTGAAATTTTATCTTTGTTGAAAAAGTTTTCTCCCCACACTTCCCTGTTTCGTGAAATCGAGGCGGAAAAAATATCCTTCTCGAAAAAGATACCCCCCTCGGTGCCGTCAAAATGCTCGAGTCCCGTTCTTCTGAAAGTAAATTTCTGAGCCACCAGATTGTCAGTCTGATTCAACTGTCTCGACCCGTAAGTATTTCCGTTCCAGGCGATAATGTAAGCCGAGAGCCAGTCCTTGTAATTGAACCGTACCGAACCGCCATACCTCAGATATGCTGCGGAATTTCCGTCAAACCCCTGAAGATTGGTACCGTGTACCTTGAGTCCCAGTACGGGATCAATTGAAACATTGTAATTTTTACCCTGATGTTCATAAAGATGTTGCGGGTAATCAGATGTAAAATAATTGCTGAAGGTCAGTTTCTCACCGGATTCACCGGGAAGGAAATTTTTTTTGTAGTATTCAAGTTCATTCACGAAGGCAGGACTCAACTCACCCCGTTTACTGTCGAGTTCTTTGAGATGTTTTATAATTTCCGAGTGACTTTTGGGAAGTATCGCATCGTCGTAAAAGTTGAGATAACCCGAGATGGAAGCTCTTCTCAGGAAAAAGTAAACCGGATTTTCGGAATTTACGGGCTCAGGCTGGGAAAAAAGTGTGGAAGAAATGAGAAAGGCTATTATAAGGACCTTTTTCAATTCTTATATGTTTCCTTCGTTTGTTATTACAACCTTGGGAGTTCTGAGAATAATTCTTAAATCCGACCAGAATGTCGCCTGACGGTAATAGTCAATTTCCATCACAACTCTTTCCTCGGGTGACAATGACTGCCTGCCGTTTATCTGGGAAATGCCTGTGATACCGGGCTTGAAATTGAATACCTCTCTCTGTTCGGGAGTAAACTGATCGGTTATCTTGGTAAGTTCGGGACGCGGACCAACAATGCTCATATCTCCCAGCAGGACATTTATTGCCTGAGGGATTTCATCGATGGAGGTGCGGCGAAGGATCTTCCCGACTTTGGTCAACCGGGGATCGTCTTTTTGGGTAAAGTCGGGTCCCAATTGCTCGGCACCGTCTATCATACCTCTAAGTTTGATCATTTTAAATGGTTTCCCACCAAGACCTGTTCGATCCTGAATGAAAAAGGCATTACCTTTCGACTCAAGTTTAATAGCAATTACAGCTATTAGCAAGACAGGTGACGACAGAATCAAGGCTAAACTGCTCAAGATTATATCTGTGAGCCTTTTTATTAAACTTCCGGTTCTTCCCATAAGGCTGTTTATTTCTTCACCGTGCCAATTACTTCTTAAGCTATTCTGCAAATCGGCTATTTAATCTCCGTTAATTATCTCAATTTTGTAACCTTCAAAATTAATATTTGTTTTGATTTTATCAAAATCATTTAACGGAATAAACGACCTTATTCTTTTTTTATTTGACCCAAATCATATAAAACTATAAATTTCCGGTAACCGGTTTGAAAATGATCTCCTCAGGAACGATATTTGTGTCGTCTTTAAGGAAGCACACTATAAATTTTGCGAGTGATTCAGGTTGCATCATCCTCTCCCGGTATTTATCCCTGACTTTTTCATGCCAGATCGGTGTCTCCGTGGCTCCCGGCAACACATCTATCACTTTAATATTGTGCTGACGGACCTCCTCCCGCACCACCCGGCTGTATTGCAGCAGTCCTGCCTTCGACGCGGAATAGATGCTGCTCGCCTTCAACACATCCCGGGATGCAACCGATGAAATGTTCAGAATTGTACCCGAACCTCGCTTGATCATTGATGGAAGCACTGTCTGAATCGTGTACACGGAACCTAACAGATTGGTTTTAATAATTGCATCAATCTCCGCAATCGAGGTGTTCACAGCTTCTTTAAAAGTTGTAACCCCTGCACAGTTAATCAGAATTGATGGTGCTTCCCCGTCCAGTTCAGTTTTGAAAAAAGTTTCGATACTCCCTGAAGAAGACACATCACATACGGCAGTTTTAAGATTGGGGGAGTTGACCGAACTAAGAAGCGAATCCAGATTTTCCCTGTTTCTTGAAGTGGCGATCACCCGGAATCCACCGGCAACAGCCTCAGCCACAAGCGCTTTTCCGATTCCCGTACTCGCACCGGATATCCAGATGTTCATCATAATATTCTGGAGTCTCCCGTTCTGATCAGACTAAGGAATTCCACTCTGGTTTTGGGGTCATTCTTAAAAACTCCGTGCATGGTGGAAGAGGTGGTCGAGGAATTTTGTTTTTCAACTCCACGCATCATCATACACATGTGATATGCTTCCGAAACGACCGCAACCCCTTTTGGTTTAAGGTAGGTATTAATCGTGTCAGCGATTTCTTTTGTCATTCTCTCCTGCACCTGAAGTCGTCTTGCGAACACTTCCACAATCCGTGGCAGTTTGCTCAATCCCACTATTTTCCCGTCCGGGATGTAGGCAATGTGGACCTTCCCAAAGAAAGGAAGCATGTGGTGCTCACACATACTGTAGAAGTCGATGTTTCTTACCAAAACCATCTCATCGTACTCCTCATTAAATATTGCACCGTTTAAAACCTTGTTTATATCTTTTGAGTAACCCGAAGTCAGATATTCATAGGCTTTTGCCACTCTTTTGGGGGTTTTCAACAGTCCTTCCCTCTCGGGGTTTTCACCAATCTC
This Bacteroidota bacterium DNA region includes the following protein-coding sequences:
- a CDS encoding SDR family oxidoreductase → MMNIWISGASTGIGKALVAEAVAGGFRVIATSRNRENLDSLLSSVNSPNLKTAVCDVSSSGSIETFFKTELDGEAPSILINCAGVTTFKEAVNTSIAEIDAIIKTNLLGSVYTIQTVLPSMIKRGSGTILNISSVASRDVLKASSIYSASKAGLLQYSRVVREEVRQHNIKVIDVLPGATETPIWHEKVRDKYRERMMQPESLAKFIVCFLKDDTNIVPEEIIFKPVTGNL
- a CDS encoding sugar transferase yields the protein MGRTGSLIKRLTDIILSSLALILSSPVLLIAVIAIKLESKGNAFFIQDRTGLGGKPFKMIKLRGMIDGAEQLGPDFTQKDDPRLTKVGKILRRTSIDEIPQAINVLLGDMSIVGPRPELTKITDQFTPEQREVFNFKPGITGISQINGRQSLSPEERVVMEIDYYRQATFWSDLRIILRTPKVVITNEGNI
- the folE gene encoding GTP cyclohydrolase I FolE is translated as MDIERVQGYVEHILTEIGENPEREGLLKTPKRVAKAYEYLTSGYSKDINKVLNGAIFNEEYDEMVLVRNIDFYSMCEHHMLPFFGKVHIAYIPDGKIVGLSKLPRIVEVFARRLQVQERMTKEIADTINTYLKPKGVAVVSEAYHMCMMMRGVEKQNSSTTSSTMHGVFKNDPKTRVEFLSLIRTGDSRIL